gggcgtaaacgagattcgtcgagacctgtgcgagacatcgtaggacggaagtaaaacgtccagcggaaatcaaagtgaccaacatctgccaacgttgtcaaaagacgcgcgcgccctctttcgaatgctgacgtagtcaagctggaagttttgttcgttttgatagcaatcagaaaagtttgaaaaaaagtcagcagtaatcgtcatttaaactcatatcatctcatttcattatctgtagccgctttatcctgttctacagggtcgcaggcgagctggagcctatcccagctgactacgggcgaaaggcggggtacaccctggacaagtcgccaggtcatcacagggctgacacatagacacagacaaccattcacactcacattcacacctacgctcaatttagagtcaccagttaacctaacctgcatgtctttgggggaaaccgaagcacccggaggaaacccacgcggacatggggagaacatgcaaactccgcacagaaaggccctcgccggccacagggctcgaacccggaccttcttgctgtgaggcgacagcgctaaccactacaccaccgtgccgccgtcatttaaactcgtttctgtgcaatatttcgtttggaaaacagttttcaaaatggcggcactgacacctggctgacacttcacgtttcgaaggctcgcacaagtctcgtgaagatcgcatggataagtgacgcctgccgtggaccaaacaagctTAATTCAACAGTGGCTAAAAGCCGaagaggccgataagtataatatttaattgcaattagttgccaatacgagtcacgatataaggttactaaaaccgaaaacgtaagtgaataacacattaattaagaaataaagcaagtttaaaaatgacttcagttcccctttaatcaaCGTATTTCCATTTCTCTGGATTAAACTCTGAATAAACTCACACTGAGCAAACAATAATAAGTTCTCGTGCATTCCAAAACGATCACGTATGtatccccccctccccccgctcatatcagaacgcaagcaatcgaaggaacaggacacttattatgaatgttgacttcaacaaataattaaccctgaaacaaggaactaaagagcagtgtctctcctcaggggtttcaaacagcatcctggtaaactggcatTCTGAAATCAcgttttgcttcttgaaacagcgtcaaaatccacccgacgtgtttcgtaaatacagtcggtcggtaaacaggaagtcgatgtgcgacagacctgaaaacggtacgcatggtatagaaccccaagctgaagctcggtaccaaatatcaagcagttgtaatttgtagttgctgagaaaagtgttccgaaaattttgtaaatccacgctatatgtttatttctgtaatatctcacaaaatatcaggccattctgtggctgggaagttttttttaatttgaggggattaaaacaaataatgtgcatgaaatcgctcgcttcgcgcagtcaagcagacagaggaagtccatgtgcgcatgcgcaggtttaccgttGACCACGcgctgacggttccatcattctgtcgctaaacgaacaactgatcacaccgaggtgctcgctgaccaccgatatttattagtttggtcctgcgtttcctttccttcgtataaaaCATAACGtcctttcttctcgctttctttccgttactggagtcggtctttcacgtttcaatcGCACGCTCACGacgtccatttttctctcctgttgcaaatttgtatcccacaatgcctcgcgcgaacggggaaagcccaccacgtaatgcatgacgtaggatcttgaattgggtcatggtgaagcaggaaaaaatagcggagaatttaggaccacgtggccttaaattcattaattgttccattttaaaaaacgaataaaattaggAGTCTGCGATTCGACTTCAGTGGCTTTCgatccacgaaacaaaaatagttgcatgttggggaaaattctttttatgacctacacttgaaaaatctgaaaggcagtctacctttaatataaATCACACATTTCAATCAAAAAGAAAAGTCGGAAGTTGTCTTTTGAAAATTTCTATATTTTTTAAGTTCCTTCAAGTATGTGGAAGCTGCTTCCAAAACCTTGGTGCACGTGATGAAAACGCAGCACGCTTTCCATACGTTTCAGTTCTGTAACGCGGCGTAGAAAGACAGATGGTGTTGTTAAAGCATAGCGTCCACTGTGGCTTCTGCACAACCAGCAAATCACAGAGGTAGGACGGTGCCAGTCCATTGAGTACTTTAAAGGTCCTTCACAAAATATGAAAAATTATTCTCTCTTTCACTGTCAACCAGTGAAGTGAAAATCGAATTGGAGGAATTTGATCACGTCTGTTCTTCACAGTAACGAACCTCGCAGCTGAGTTTTGAATTCATTATAATTTAGACACGCTTTTCTGTTGAAGCAGAATCAAGGTATCACCTGATCTGACCAATTTGTCTTCGAGAATCCGAGGCCGATTTGCAGACATTACTAACACGGGACGACGTCTTGAGATGATGACGAAAGATCACACCCGAATTACGTGTTGGTTCCTTCACGGACTCGCCAACGATGACATGCTTCATGGCATCGATTTCAAAATAACGAGACGTGAAATGTAGGACTTGAGTTTCCGAGGTATTACATGGCAACTTATTATATTTCATCCACTGAATGACATCACTAGCACAGCGTTCAAGAGTTTCAATGCTGTGGAATCAGATACAACATCAACAGTATTTGAGCTTGAAAACCTCGATTTTTCACCATGCGGCAGCTGCGTTAATGTTAAATTCATCAGTGCTTTCATGCTTTTACAGACCCTCATCCCTCCAACTCATCTAATTTCACATTacgtgatccatccatccattcattcagctTTCTGTCTGGTCCATGACTCACAGGAACAGCCCCAATCAATAGCACAggcctttaatgacttatttcctGCCAGACATGACTGATTCGTGGACGCAGGAAATCTATGAACTCTCCAGTCTCGGTCCAGGTTGATGGGTTTAACATCCCGACTGGATCCTTTCCCACAATCGCACCTCACATTAGACAGTGTTTCTATTTCCAGTGTAATCACGGAACTGTAAAGTGTCATCAGGTGCGTTTCTTCAAGGAAGGATAGGACTGGCAAGACACTCGGTGTGATCGATGGATAAAAGAAAGGTTAAAGGTTTTAATTATCCATAATCATGTCAAGGCTCTGAGGAGAAAATGAATAAAAGCTaaaagaataaaagaaagaaaggcagctgCACTCAGTTTAAGTTGAAGCCAAGTGGTTGATCAGTCGTcatgtatagtgtgtgtgagcgcgTTACCAGGTAGTTGTTATTGAGGAAGCTGCCTGTCGTCACTTCATagcagagtgaggatgaggagggtGAAGAAGCAGCAGATGAAGGTACAGGCTCCACAGAACTGTCAGACACGATACTACTAGGcctctgtgtacacacacacacacacacacacacacaaatcactgATGTGCATTTCATGGGTTTATATTTAAAAGTTGATATCTTTGATTGATATCAATACAATTTGAGACTGACCACGCCCACCCTTCTTTCACTTCCCGATatattgtgtctgtgtgtgtgtgtgtgtgtgtgtgtatacctcacACTGAGTCTTAGAGGAGGGCACACACAGCGAACTTGCCCCACCTTCCTGGTTCTGTTTGCTCTCTGTGACATTTTGATCCTGTTGCGCATTGTTGTGCCAGAGATAAACATCAGACACCACATCATCCTCCTTCTGCCACACAGGGGGCAGCGCTGAGTCACTACACGGACCTgcaaccaaaacacacacacatacacacagaataAACACACTTATAgcatgtctatatatatatacacagtatatgtgCTCATACACTGCGGTGTTGTCATGGTAGCATAATTACGCTTCAAGAAAAAGACTATGTTCAGCTGACGAAAAAAGAAACGCATGCATTTGCAAAGAGATACGGACAGAAACTCCAAGTGCATGTTCAGAGAGAGGTGATAAGAAACAGACGTAGGATGTGTGAAATGAATCAGAAACAAGCTGTCGAGCATTCAAGGAATTGCTGATCTTAAAAAATGATAGTTGTGGTTGACAAATTGATGGACATAAAGACTGAAGAGACATAAAAGAAAGGGACGTTCAAGAATGGATAGaatgatggacagatggacatgTAGATAAAATGATGGACATATGAATGGACATGCATGTTGACAGATGAATGACAAGATGGACATATGggtgctggatggatggatggatggatggatggatggatggatggatggatggatggatggatggatggatgggcagatGTCTGTATGTAAAGGGGCTGGGTAGGTCGAGGAATGGATAGGTGGGTAGCTGGGTAgttgggagatggatggatggatggatggattagtggGTGGATTGATAGACAGGCGTACAGATGAAAAGATGGATTCATGGATGGACATAAGCCAGAATGTGCAGGCTGATGTCAGGAAGGTTGGACAGATGGGCATAATGGATGTATGAATGGGTATATAGatgaagggatggatggatgcttggaCAGATGGACATGCATAGAATGGGCAGGTGGATGGAAGGAACACTGGACAGATTGATGGATGGAATCAATAAaggaatggatggatgtttggacACAGACATGGATGAATATACGTACAAATAGTTGGATGGCTGGATGAAATAATGGACAGAAATGGATGGATAAAGAGGAGGACAAACAAATATAACAGACCTCAAGATGACTGGATCACCAGATAAAGCAAAAAGGTGGAACACAGATGGATAAATAGATGGGTAGAGACAAATCCAGATAGACAGAAAGATGAATAAATGGACTGAAGCAGGATGAGCTCACCTGTTTCCTGTGGTGTCTCGATAGACGGACTCTCCTGAGACAGTGTTGTCCAACTTGaatcatcatcctcatcctcttcttcctcctccacctGTTTGTCTTTTTGGTGAGCCACAGCGTGTGGGGCCATGGGCAGAGAATTGGGTGGGACCAGAGACCGAACTATCGGCAGGGAAGTGGGTGGAGTCTCTTTTCTTTCTCCTGCAAAATGTGGTTTTGACATAACCTTCAGCCCACCGTCTTTGCTTCTGTCCTCCTTTACACACTTCACTGGAGTGTGGGCGGGGCTCAGGTGAGTGTGCACAGGGCTCTGGTGCTCTTCCTCCTCTTCATTGGCCAGAAGCAGCAGGTGATTCTGAGGCAGTGTGAGATGAGCCTCCACCCGATTTTCTTTGGCCCAGTTTTGGACCTCCAGCTTGGGCAAGCATGGTTTCTCTTCATCCTGTGTCTGGATTTCTTTCACAggagattcttcttcttcttcttcacggtGATACTCCAAAAAGCTTTTGGTCCGTCGTCTAAAGGGCATGTTCTTCTCGCCATCTTTGGCAAAGGGGTCTGGCCAATCACGTCCACACTCAGCCGTGATGTCATTGCGGTTTGTGTCTTTTCGACTGAGATCGAACTGAGTCTCCTTCAGCTGGAGATTGGTGCCATTTTTTGCCAGTTTGGGGTTGGacggagagaatgagagagaaaaagaacagAGGGAAGAGGAAGAGGCAGATTTCGTCGGAACGGGTTTAACCCTTCCAGGGACAGGACTTCCATCCTGCCCCATAGCATTCTGCAAGTTGGTCAAAGCGTATTTCTGGCGGTTCTTTGAAGGAACAGCAGAACCTTGTGTCTCCACAGAACCTCCTCCCCTTGTGATGTCACGGCCCAGTTGTTGATTGAGAGAAGTGCGAAGGTTGAGAGATGTGGGCGGGGTCACGAAAGGGCTGCCGCGATTGGTTGACTCTAACGTAGAGGCGCTACGTCTGAGGGCAGGTTTGTGCAGCGACATCCTCGTCTGGTTGGCCAACttcgaggggaaaaaaaaaagcattcaaaATTAATTTTGTACATTTCCAATTCCTACCCACGAGCTCGGGTTCCCGTGTCACATGACAGACATTTGAGGCAAGTCCTCACATCTTTGCGAACTGCTGCTCACTAAGAGCTTAATTTGGTAACCAACGGGCTTTATCTGGCTCTGTACAATGGTGGTGAAAGTATAATGTGTCTGGACCATATAtacacatctcatctctcatctcattatctctagccgctttatcctgttctacagggtcgcaggcaagccggagcccatcccagctgactacgggcgaaaggcggggtacaccctggacaagtcgccaggtcatcacagggctgacacatagacacagacaaccattcacactcacattcacacctacggtcaatttagagtcaccagttaacctaacctgcatgtctttggactgtgggggaaaccggagcacccagaggaaacccacgcggacacggggagaacatgcaaactccgcacagaaaggccctcgccggccacggggctcgaacccggaccgtcttgctgtgaggcgacagcgccaaccagtacaccaccgtgccgccatatatacacATATCAGAGAAAAAAAATGAGGCCACTCTGactcttcactgtgctgtaaaatGAAACGGAGGTCTTTGAACAATCACATGAGCATTGCAGGCAATTCAGACAGATGTATCCATGACAATTTTTAACTTGTTGCATCCAAAAAGTACAAGTTTCACTGAAGTCAGCTTGTGGATGAAGTTCTTGGTCTTCCAAAAGTCAACATCACTTCATGAAGCTAAGACCATCATCAGACTTTACCCGAATCTATGCCTCTACAATGTTTATGCTACGATTACAAACCGCAATTTGCGCCAACAACTTCCAAGTCACAATTCTTGAACACGAACTGCGCTGCAAATTCAAGGTTTTGATTGCATCTTCTCAATATTGCCACGTTATTAGAGGAGGGGTCAAGTGGACGACTCCATCGGCCTGCGGGTGTGGCCAGGTGGATGGGTACAAAAGTCTTGGGGGGGACATGGCCAAACATACGCATTACACCTGCAAACTGTCAATTCATACATTCACGATGCCAATTGCAGGCCGTaaaaatacatccatccatccgttatctgtagccacttatcctgttctacagggtcgcaggcaagctggagcctatcccagctgactacgggtgaaaggcggggtacaccctggacaagtcgccaggtcatcacagggctgacacatagacacagacaaccattcacactcacattcacacctacgggcaatttagagtcaccagttaacctaacctgcatgtctttggactgtgggggaaaccagagcacccggaggaaacccacgcggacacggggagaacatgcaaactccgcacagaaaggccctcgccggccgctgggctcgaacccaggaccttcttgctgtgaggtgaaaccaccgtgccgccataaaaaTACATTAGCTTGCTAATTTTCTCAGAAATTATCATCTAGCGATGCTTGGATGTTGGATGAGTCGatttatgtttttgtttgaattttttttttgtcttaaatgTAGGTCTATCCATAGTGACACTGCTAATTTAAAGAGTGTGGCACGTTTTTTGTTTTACCGAGGTGAATTTCGTGCACTGCTCGTTGTTGGTTGTTGAACTCTGTTTCATccatttgtgtgtgtgcacgtgtgtgtgtgtgtgtgtgtgtgtgtgtgtgtgtgtgtatacacgtaCGTGTGGGATAAAAAGGCTCAATTACTGTTTACCTCGTGAAAGACTGTCAAGTCAGCAAACCAATGAAAGTACAATCTCAACAAAAATGTATGGTATATATacacctacatgcacacaatctctctctctctcacacacacacacagtatatacataAAATCTGTGTGAGCCATGCTGGTGGAAAGTGTGTTTTTCAGCAGATGTGGACTGAGACAAGCTTTGGTCAAGGTGATGAGACAGCGCTATCGCTGCAGCATTTTCCTCACccctataaacacacacacacacacacacacacacacaagcagaccTGTTGTCTTGGACATGTTGCTAGTTTGCAAGATTAGCTTTATTAGCATTGCCACACTTGTGGTAGCCTCACGACTAGCCTTTCTTTTCACTTCTTCAGCCCAATGtagcactcatctcatctcatctcatctcattatctgtagccgctttatcctgtcctacagggtcgcaggcgagctggagcctatcccagctgactacgggtgaaaggcggggtacaccctggacaagtcgccaggtcatcacagggctgacacacagacacagacaaccattcacactcacattcacacctacgctcaatttagagtcaccagttaacctaacctgcatgtctttggactgtggaggaaaccggagcacccggaggaaacccacgcggacacggggagaacatgcaaactccgcacagaaaggccctcgccggccacggggctcgaacccggaccttcttgctgtgaggcgacagcgctaaccactacaccaccgcgccgccccgaTGTAGCACTAATTAGCATAAAATAATGCAATTCATGACAtgttaacacactttcataacaCTAGCAGCTGAGCCAGAGCGCTTAAACGATAAAATCTGCAGTAAAGTTTACCTGACATTTGCTAGCTGCTAGCTTGCTTTGCTAACTAGCAATAGCTAGTTGAGTTTATCAAGCTAACCATGTTCACTTTCACCCAAACACTGAAAGGATCCCTGTTTCCATTTGTGATATAACGAGCGTTTTACTGTATGTTTACTGGTACATGTTCTCATCAGCAGGTTGCTGAGACatcactgtgaaagtgttttcacatGAGACGGATCTTATCTCTGAACACAGAGCAAGTGAGAATACTGTAGAAAATcccacagcgctgctgaattctcgATTCTCTGCTTGGTCAGATGTTGTTTAATTTTTAACCTTAGCTCAACAGCGGTTCTGACAATAAGGAAAATCACAGGTTTTATATTCATGCTCTCATTCAATACGTCATCACGTCTATAGTAACAACAAAACAGGGAATTTGGAGTCGATGCGGCACAtgaatcaatttttttttaaaaaccaacaacaacatgCAATTGTttatgtggtgaagttttctccGAGGTGATGTTGAACGTGTCTGGaacatgttttctttccttttttagtgttttgtcctgttaacttcaagaaagagaaaaaatggttggtgagggaatgactgtaaaTAGCTGCGATAATCTAAGTGATCACAGGATAATATTTCTGACGTCGTTTTTTTTACAGTACAATGACCTTGAAGGAATTTGAAGGCATCGATCGCTTTGGCAGAGCACACTACTGGATCATCTTTTCCTCTGATATCATGCcctgttttattcatttaattccttacagtacaccacacacacacgatatatatttatttattcgatccacattcagggtggcacggtggtgtagtggttaacgctgtcacctcacagcaagaaggtccgggttcgagccccgtggccggcgagggcctttctgtgcggaattcgcatgttctccccgtgtccgcgtgggtttcctccgggtgctccggtttcccccacagtccaaagacatgcaggttaggttaactggtgactctaaattgaccgtaggtgtgaatgtggaggtgtgtgaatggttgtctgtgtctatgtgtcagccctgtgatgacctggagacttgtccagggtgtaccccgcctttcacccgtagtcagctgggataggctccagcttgcctgcaaccctgtagaacaggataaagcggctagagataatgagatgagatccacattcactggatatgagcaatcgcgtgctctgattggtgactaccctattaggatatcagctcatataccgtgagtggagcaaaacaaaaatggcagcgcgtgttgctgaaccaaccaagaacgaaaaaaaaaaaactctacttgaaccccccccccccaaaaaaagcaacaaaatatggattaaaagtatttgatggtcagtatgaagtttttatttctcgaatttgcaaaaaataaaaatgaataaaaatgcttcgtttctccaaatccagtgaatatggacagaataaaacggttattccgctcaatctcggtGTCTGCACCTTGTCGATtatcagctcacgtatgactcaatttcatggaataactaactaactaactaactaactaactaacgaaTAAATAAATGGACCTTTCTTGAATTCAGGACACATTTCgcgtctccgagataaaccttttgttattttccacaaaagaaatctttattaaatcagttttgaacaataatgcaaataatGACAAACTTTCatcgatgcttgatgtacattttagacccaatttatccataaaacattaacgaaacgactcccacccctccccccacattactggCTGTTTTCGActtctgattcatccattcaactcgaataaacatgaagtgattcagtctaacaatctgttttttggggcttattctattaactgttataaaaccaACTGCACAGAAAGTCTATCTTCTGTATtctgtgaaatttcagtcatcatttttttttaaaatccgtcccattgttcttgtcaactctgttataaaacccgcAAAGACTGAATAatatgcatgacacctgcaccgagagaaGTCAcgtcctctggcaggaaacttcagaaaggcagcgagGTATGTTACGTTTCTTCTctcgttaatttgaacaaaatgttgaggaggaGACACCAAGAGTAGATGAAttattcgtcaactctgttattgtgacaCTGGAGCGAATCTCTCCGTCGTTTTTTAAAAAACGATAATATGATGAAAATCCGTAAAGttttgtttttatacatgccgtgtggtagctagtttgaggttagcgtgtggagttaagacgcaaaatggtggaaaatgtcaactctgtgatCGGTAATTCTGTTCATGGATTGCCCGGTTTAACGATAAGAGCTGACGATGACTATCAGAGTCAACACTTGGAAGGTACCCGCAATTATAGACTGGGCCATATATATCTATACcgtacatactgtacacacatagtactgtgcaaaagtctttgatacatgcaatgaaatgctggagaacaaagatgccttcagaaataatgaaatgaaatgtttcaacattcaaaaaatactataaacagtaagcaggaagccataataagtcaatatttggtgtgagacgaccctttgctttaaaaaaatagtagtctcaggtaaaataagtgcagtttgataaggaaatgagctgtaggttttactgagcatctggcagaaccagccacatttcttctggacactttgactgtcacactcgcttcttaattttacaccaaaacccagtagccttcattatgttttctttttgaatctgaaaagtgctctcttatggaacatgctgctcagatccaaagatgtttttttttccccccgtaacatttaactttgtgctggaaaacaagcatttggaactctaaaatgtttttggactgactcgataatggagaagtcatcaaatagaaatctgtatgtgtgtgtatatatatgggtctgtctcagaaactgggtactgtgggggtaccccactaaatatactcacagtcaataaactatacggttttgaatggtgatgttggttttaatttgaaatacaaccccgattccaaaaaagttgggacaaagtacaaattgtaaataaaaacggaatgcaatgatgtggaagtttcaaaattccatattttattcagaatagaacatagatgacatatcaaatgtttaaactgagaaaatgtatcatttaaagagaaaaattaggtgattttaaatttcatgacaacaacacatctcaaaaaagttgggacaaggccatatttaccactgtgagacatccccttttctctttacaacagtctgtaaacgtctggggactgaggagacaagttgctcaagtttagggataggaatgttaacccattcttgtctaatgtaggattctagttgctcaactgtcttaggtcttttttgtcgtatcttccgttttatgatgcgccaaatgttttctatgggtgaaagatctggactgcaggctggccagttcagtacccagacccttcttctacgcagccatgatgctgtaattgatgcagtatgtggtttggcattgtcatgttggaaaatgcaaggtcttccctgaaagagacttcGTCTGgaagggagcatatgttgctctagaacctggatatacctttcagcattgatggtgtctttccagatgtgtaagctgcctatgccacacgcactaatgcaaccccataacatcagagatgcaggctt
This genomic interval from Neoarius graeffei isolate fNeoGra1 chromosome 20, fNeoGra1.pri, whole genome shotgun sequence contains the following:
- the LOC132868377 gene encoding amyloid beta precursor protein binding family B member 2 isoform X2, with protein sequence MSLHKPALRRSASTLESTNRGSPFVTPPTSLNLRTSLNQQLGRDITRGGGSVETQGSAVPSKNRQKYALTNLQNAMGQDGSPVPGRVKPVPTKSASSSSLCSFSLSFSPSNPKLAKNGTNLQLKETQFDLSRKDTNRNDITAECGRDWPDPFAKDGEKNMPFRRRTKSFLEYHREEEEEESPVKEIQTQDEEKPCLPKLEVQNWAKENRVEAHLTLPQNHLLLLANEEEEEHQSPVHTHLSPAHTPVKCVKEDRSKDGGLKVMSKPHFAGERKETPPTSLPIVRSLVPPNSLPMAPHAVAHQKDKQVEEEEEDEDDDSSWTTLSQESPSIETPQETGPCSDSALPPVWQKEDDVVSDVYLWHNNAQQDQNVTESKQNQEGGASSLCVPSSKTQCERPSSIVSDSSVEPVPSSAASSPSSSSLCYEVTTGSFLNNNYLDLKETDSRRSESGRGEERREQECTGARCMPYSYVNLRYSRSKVPAPPADTVIPINDFETHVFRVRSLGWMEVCEADMASGSIVISDCIRLLQHSNTHPSTRTLCRREKECAGEMEEGKAMLLVLQDSTLTLIDPVDHTLLHSQLIGSIRVWGIGRAHSRDFAYVARDKNTHVLKCHVFQCDSPAEAIAASLNQICSRIMAEKKNGKTASLSGTDVPLQDFPTPKTELQQRFHVLYLGMTSVSRPIGMDIINGAIDSLLSSTGKDDWTAVLLNVEDATVSVIKEKEEEEEVLVECRVRFLSFMGVGRDVHTFAFIMDTGNQHFQCHVFWCEPNAGSVSEAVQSACVLRYQKCLVSHSSSQRSSTCSSPSSSDSVTRRVTTSVKRGVQSIIDTLKKKPAPELPHQ
- the LOC132868377 gene encoding amyloid beta precursor protein binding family B member 2 isoform X3 — its product is MSLHKPALRRSASTLESTNRGSPFVTPPTSLNLRTSLNQQLGRDITRGGGSVETQGSAVPSKNRQKYALTNLQNAMGQDGSPVPGRVKPVPTKSASSSSLCSFSLSFSPSNPKLAKNGTNLQLKETQFDLSRKDTNRNDITAECGRDWPDPFAKDGEKNMPFRRRTKSFLEYHREEEEEESPVKEIQTQDEEKPCLPKLEVQNWAKENRVEAHLTLPQNHLLLLANEEEEEHQSPVHTHLSPAHTPVKCVKEDRSKDGGLKVMSKPHFAGERKETPPTSLPIVRSLVPPNSLPMAPHAVAHQKDKQVEEEEEDEDDDSSWTTLSQESPSIETPQETGPCSDSALPPVWQKEDDVVSDVYLWHNNAQQDQNVTESKQNQEGGASSLCVPSSKTQCERPSSIVSDSSVEPVPSSAASSPSSSSLCYEVTTGSFLNNNYLDLKETDSRRSESGRGEERREQECTGARCMPYSYVNLRYSRSKVPAPPADTVIPINDFETHVFRVRSLGWMEVCEADMASGSIVISDCIRLLQHSNTHPSTRTLCRREKECAGEMEEGKAMLLVLQDSTLTLIDPVDHTLLHSQLIGSIRVWGIGRAHSRDFAYVARDKNTHVLKCHVFQCDSPAEAIAASLNQICSRIMAEKKNGKTASLSGTDVPLQVDFPTPKTELQQRFHVLYLGMTSVSRPIGMDIINGAIDSLLSSTGKDDWTAVLLNVEDATVSVIKEKLRYQKCLVSHSSSQRSSTCSSPSSSDSVTRRVTTSVKRGVQSIIDTLKKKPAPELPHQ
- the LOC132868377 gene encoding amyloid beta precursor protein binding family B member 2 isoform X1, yielding MSLHKPALRRSASTLESTNRGSPFVTPPTSLNLRTSLNQQLGRDITRGGGSVETQGSAVPSKNRQKYALTNLQNAMGQDGSPVPGRVKPVPTKSASSSSLCSFSLSFSPSNPKLAKNGTNLQLKETQFDLSRKDTNRNDITAECGRDWPDPFAKDGEKNMPFRRRTKSFLEYHREEEEEESPVKEIQTQDEEKPCLPKLEVQNWAKENRVEAHLTLPQNHLLLLANEEEEEHQSPVHTHLSPAHTPVKCVKEDRSKDGGLKVMSKPHFAGERKETPPTSLPIVRSLVPPNSLPMAPHAVAHQKDKQVEEEEEDEDDDSSWTTLSQESPSIETPQETGPCSDSALPPVWQKEDDVVSDVYLWHNNAQQDQNVTESKQNQEGGASSLCVPSSKTQCERPSSIVSDSSVEPVPSSAASSPSSSSLCYEVTTGSFLNNNYLDLKETDSRRSESGRGEERREQECTGARCMPYSYVNLRYSRSKVPAPPADTVIPINDFETHVFRVRSLGWMEVCEADMASGSIVISDCIRLLQHSNTHPSTRTLCRREKECAGEMEEGKAMLLVLQDSTLTLIDPVDHTLLHSQLIGSIRVWGIGRAHSRDFAYVARDKNTHVLKCHVFQCDSPAEAIAASLNQICSRIMAEKKNGKTASLSGTDVPLQVDFPTPKTELQQRFHVLYLGMTSVSRPIGMDIINGAIDSLLSSTGKDDWTAVLLNVEDATVSVIKEKEEEEEVLVECRVRFLSFMGVGRDVHTFAFIMDTGNQHFQCHVFWCEPNAGSVSEAVQSACVLRYQKCLVSHSSSQRSSTCSSPSSSDSVTRRVTTSVKRGVQSIIDTLKKKPAPELPHQ